The following coding sequences are from one Musa acuminata AAA Group cultivar baxijiao chromosome BXJ1-6, Cavendish_Baxijiao_AAA, whole genome shotgun sequence window:
- the LOC103989066 gene encoding myb-related protein 308, with product MGRSPCCEKAHTNKGAWTKEEDQKLIAYIKAHGEGCWRSLPSAAGLLRCGKSCRLRWINYLRPDLKRGNFTEEEDALIIKLHGLLGNKWSLIAGRLPGRTDNEIKNYWNTHIKRKLLSRGIDPQTHRPTTGAATLTAPQRQGVFIPITVPRDTAVSDSADDGRMSSDASHDEDRDRCLDLDLSMSLLPHRSPKQSPPSESPTTSTAAATPSTSSYTGGICLCCHLGFQSCGACSGQPIPNPYVFRYFRPLEEGQGID from the exons ATGGGGAGGTCCCCGTGCTGTGAGAAGGCTCACACCAACAAGGGAGCATGGACCAAGGAAGAGGACCAGAAGCTGATCGCGTACATCAAAGCCCATGGTGAAGGCTGCTGGAGATCGCTCCCCAGCGCTGCAG GTTTGctcagatgtggcaagagctgccGGCTCAGGTGGATAAACTATCTCCGACCTGATCTCAAGCGCGGCAATTTTACGGAGGAGGAAGATGCGCTCATCATCAAACTCCATGGATTGCTTGGGAACAA GTGGTCTCTGATAGCTGGGCGATTACCCGGGAGgacggacaacgagatcaagaactactggaacacccacATCAAACGAAAGCTGCTCAGCCGAGGCATCGACCCTCAGACCCACCGGCCGACCACCGGCGCCGCCACCCTCACCGCTCCACAACGGCAAGGCGTCTTCATTCCTATCACCGTGCCACGAGACACGGCCGTCTCAGACTCCGCCGACGACGGCCGCATGAGCAGCGACGCGAGCCATGACGAGGACCGCGACCGCTGCCTCGACCTCGACCTCTCCATGAGCCTGCTGCCTCATCGCTCCCCGAAACAGTCTCCTCCTTCGGAGTCTCCAACAACGTCCACCGCAGCAGCAACACCATCCACGAGCAGCTACACCGGAGGCATATGCCTGTGCTGCCATCTCGGATTCCAAAGCTGTGGGGCTTGCAGTGGCCAACCCATCCCGAATCCATATGTCTTCAGATACTTCAGACCATTGGAAGAAGGGCAAGGCATAGATTAG
- the LOC135676830 gene encoding increased DNA methylation 1-like has translation MTMPASNVNISLVSKEEQMLGLHFGKKIMSLAGDEFEDSIPENQIFAEIFLEFDENGVSKTNDAFDTGDFRLSEDSLSKVLVNTSYESGISASLSLEEESTENAFKHEKMNLEHGQECPKGSFSYWAKSDVHKINLKQMNLSFSEHLSFKDSAQRCNSVCQIKRCHIVESFDQSIKSSYYVFDSVDVFCDLSDERQSTQKHNGNTNANLNSSPCPQEDHAPTKLMPVTPVTTKELPLPLTYMNIKKTLLNTPNLKTVDVGGNRALPTDLSTSLRSHAHHLLMDAGWKICIHSRKDGRKFDLIYYPPAEGAQLYSLSRAWISCGVELSANTSNIREEESGRVWTDINAFSGDLADVLEFIKMEIRHPENSLSLLQRWVLLDPFVAVVCINKKISALRKGTAVKAVNSMTTVLGGTESLGLLRSDVNGVQHNSRSLCSSERSLLSDIVSDGKSSALGCPAPDLRDKRNHHRVCQEHFFKASAESRSIRSLDGQKWKGSHDARDLLGRDSKASCMLHKLNLSSGVPKVIQKDSCLSSSLRLPTEAASQKNEKLFLNKIHSADSPNKQTVVHPKEKRSHQDTDSLSKKAQLGRVDTQDFNAKEVTEQHRSSCSKGGHRVESSMEYPVAHENEVIEERKRTSGSYDNLSTANQSSQHQMNEQRNVLLYPPGGTLFFTMDDNQREPLLAHLVTTNANGSTNIHQQVQPLVYQANLVTGVFVVGTNNNMLYNVGFPVYQGVLNPVNQDGLGATKELATRSTENEIVQHKRKKQRISRASKCETKQTFETPLVTKAQNKKNISKTKEAKMGGQTAIANPPSQNYREVVGFDGDEISESNSDCLKESSLEKKSCNVSEIGKKYASPTVKTSSRMIHKNTAKLGVRARKRYNKDERGWPIMDLGDGGDTLMKLNQNDVLELRLSEGDSNHLRMNSQKSTCCRSSHPRNSSEKKNVQEQLLDFTESNSMLYNISISQEPHHESCLHTSVILPDGKLPFSGNNLEVSKVKRPEIFKENKQKQQSKGHTNDDDLFIATIVKRKGCRSASREIISKVGSLDASEKLRSRNGDHKLFQNNAGKGGKISNVKRSIGRRTVLCRLIEMGVISVRNTFQYCELKDSTVVKDGRVTKNGILCRCCKKFFSISEFKLHAGDMLQKPCLNLFLRSGKSYVLCQLQAWSLEYKTRKDAIPVMDDEETEQNDDTCGHCGDGGELICCDNCPSSYHQACLLSKELPEDRWYCPNCICDVCGVVVNIMEAPSAMATLECSQCQHRYHEKCIKEKVTRYEEVAYRTWFCGVDCQEVYLGLRSLVGVMNCVGDGFSSTVLRCNHGDKKLQSAEEIAVVAECNMKLAIALSIMEECFLPMVDLKTGIDMIPHILYNWGSKLPRLNYKGFYTAVLEKNDELISVASIRIHSVKVAEMPLIATRSEHRRRGMCRRLLAAIEEMLKSLKVEMLVLSAIPTLVETWTSVFGFKQLEDTEKWLQNIDLMSFPGTVLLKKSLYDATTKTSATNDGSPNQAEF, from the exons ATGACAATGCCAGCATCAAATGTGAATATATCACTTGTATCCAAGGAGGAACAGATGTTGGGATTGCATTTTGGCAAAAAAATCATGAGTTTGGCGGGTGATGAGTTTGAGGATTCCATTCCGGAAAATCAGATATTTGCTGAGATTTTCTTGGAGTTTGACGAGAATGGTGTCAGCAAAACCAATGATGCATTCGATACTGGGGATTTTAGACTAAGTGAGGATTCCCTGAGTAAAGTGCTTGTTAACACCAGCTATGAAAGTGGCATCTCAGCGAGTTTATCTCTTGAAGAAGAGTCAACTGAAAATGCTTTCAAGCATGAAAAGATGAATCTTGAGCATGGACAAGAATGTCCGAAGGGCAGTTTCTCGTATTGGGCTAAATCAGATGTCCATAAAATAAATTTGAAGCAGATGAATCTTTCATTTAGCGAGCATTTAAGCTTCAAGGATAGTGCTCAAAGATGTAATAGTGTTTGTCAAATAAAACGATGCCACATTGTTGAATCTTTCGATCAGAGTATCAAATCTAGCTACTATGTGTTTGATTCTGTCGATGTTTTCTGTGACCTCAGTGATGAAAGACAAAGTACACAGAAGCATAATGGAAATACAAATGCTAATTTAAACAGCTCTCCTTGTCCTCAAGAAGATCATGCTCCTACGAAGTTGATGCCTGTCACACCTGTCACTACCAAAGAGTTGCCTCTGCCACTGACGTACATGAACATAAAAAAGACATTGTTGAATACCCCGAATTTGAAGACAGTCGATGTTGGAGGAAACAGGGCCTTGCCGACAGATCTGTCCACCAGTCTTCGTTCACATGCCCATCACCTCTTGATGGATGCTGGCTGGAAGATTTGTATTCATTCAAGGAAAGATGGACGCAAATTTGATTTAATTTATTATCCACCAGCAGAAGGAGCTCAACTATATTCACTTAGTAGAGCTTGGATATCATGTGGTGTCGAGTTATCTGCAAATACTTCAAATATAAGAGAGGAAGAAAGTGGAAGAGTATGGACTGATATCAATGCATTTTCTGGAGACTTAGCAGATGTCCTGGAGTTCATCAAAATGGAAATTCGGCACCCTGAAAACTCCCTGTCTCTTCTGCAGCGTTGGGTTCTTCTTGATCCATTCGTGGCTGTTGTGTGCATCAATAAAAAGATCAGTGCCCTGCGAAAGGGAACTGCAGTAAAAGCAGTAAATAGTATGACAACTGTTCTCGGAGGAACTGAAAGTTTGGGCTTACTGAGGAGTGATGTCAATGGGGTTCAGCATAATTCACGTTCACTATGCAGTTCAGAGCGGAGTCTTCTTTCAGATATTGTGTCTGATGGCAAGAGTTCTGCACTAGGTTGTCCTGCTCCTGATTTAAGAGACAAGCGTAACCATCACAGGGTATGCCAAGAACATTTCTTTAAGGCAAGTGCAGAAAGTAGAAGCATTCGAAGCCTCGATGGACAAAAATGGAAAGGAAGTCATGATGCTAGGGATTTGCTTGGCAGGGATTCCAAAGCATCATGTATGTTGCATAAATTAAACCTATCATCTGGGGTTCCCAAAGTGATCCAGAAAGATTCGTGCTTATCTAGTTCACTAAGACTCCCGACAGAAGCTGCAAGCCAGAAAAATGAGAAACTGTTCTTGAAtaaaatccatagtgctgatagtcCTAACAAACAGACAGTAGTTCATCCTAAAGAgaagagatcacatcaagatacagACAGCCTCTCTAAGAAGGCACAACTTGGTCGTGTGGACACACAGGATTTTAATGCAAAGGAAGTCACTGAACAGCACAGATCAAGTTGCTCTAAAGGAGGTCATAGAGTTGAAAGTTCCATGGAATATCCAGTTGCACATGAGAATGAAGTGATAGAAGAACGAAAGAGAACCTCTGGTAGCTATGATAACTTATCCACAGCAAATCAGTCATCTCAACATCAAATGAACGAGCAACGTAACGTATTGCTTTATCCTCCAGGGGGAACTTTGTTTTTTACAATGGATGATAACCAGAGGGAACCACTATTAGCTCACTTGGTTACCACTAATGCCAATGGCAGCACAAATATCCATCAACAAGTGCAACCTTTGGTATATCAAGCAAACCTAGTGACAGGAGTTTTTGTCGTTGGCACTAACAATAATATGTTATATAATGTGGGCTTTCCGGTCTATCAGGGAGTTCTAAATCCAGTGAACCAAGATGGCCTTGGGGCGACTAAAGAGCTGGCAACAAGGAGCACTGAAAATGAGATAGTTCAGCATAAAAGGAAAAAACAGAGAATTTCCAGAGCTTCAAAATGTGAAACTAAGCAAACATTTGAGACTCCCTTAGTCACAAAGGcacaaaataaaaagaatatatcaaagacCAAAGAAGCCAAAATGGGTGGCCAAACTGCTATAGCAAATCCACCCAGTCAAAACTACAGAGAGGTTGTCGGATTTGATGGAGATGAGATATCAGAGTCCAATTCAGACTGCTTAAAAGAGTCAAGTCTTGAAAAGAAGAGTTGCAATGTTTCAGAAATTGGAAAGAAGTATGCTTCTCCAACAGTCAAAACTAGTTCTAGGATGATACATAAGAATACTGCAAAACTGGGAGTAAGAGCAAGGAAGAGGTAtaacaaggatgagaggggttggCCTATAATGGATTTGGGGGATGGAGGAGATACATTGATGAAACTAAATCAAAACGATGTGCTTGAGCTTAGGTTGTCTGAAGGTGATAGCAATCACCTTAGAATGAACTCACAGAAATCTACCTGTTGCAGATCCTCCCACCCTAGGAACTCATCTGAAAAGAAAAATGTACAGGAGCAGCTTCTTGATTTTACAGAATCAAATAGTATGTTGTATAACATTAGCATTTCCCAAGAGCCCCATCATGAAAGCTGCTTGCATACTTCTGTGATTCTGCCTGATGGCAAGCTTCCATTTTCTGGGAACAACCTCGAAGTTAGCAAAGTAAAGAGGCCAGAAATATTTAAGGAAAATAAGCAGAAGCAGCAGAGTAAGGGTCACACCAATGATGATGATCTTTTTATTGCTACTATTGTCAAACGAAAAGGATGCAGGTCTGCTAGTAGAGAGATCATTTCAAAAGTGGGGTCATTGGATGCATCTGAAAAGCTGAGAAGTCGAAATGGAGATCACAAATTATTTCAGAACAATGCAGGAAAAGGTGGAAAGATAAGCAATGTCAAGCGCTCCATAGGACGAAGAACAGTGTTGTGTAGGTTGATTGAAATGGGGGTCATATCTGTACGTAATACATTCCAGTATTGTGAACTAAAGGATAGCACGGTGGTAAAGGATGGACGGGTCACTAAGAATGGAATTCTTTGTAGGTGCTGCAAGAAGTTCTTTTCAATATCCGAGTTTAAGCTTCATGCAGGTGACATGCTCCAAAAACCCTGTTTGAATCTTTTCCTTCGCTCTGGTAAGTCATACGTTCTCTGTCAACTTCAAGCTTGGTCTCTCGAGTACAAAACAAGGAAAGATGCTATTCCTGTGATGGATGATGAGGAGACTGAACAAAATGATGACACCTGTGGACACTGTGGCGATGGCGGTGAATTAATATGCTGTGATAACTGTCCCTCTTCTTATCATCAAGCATGCTTACTTTCGAAG GAACTTCCAGAAGATAGATGGTATTGTCCTAATTGCATTTGTGATGTATGTGGGGTTGTAGTTAACATAATGGAGGCACCAAGTGCCATGGCCACTTTAGAATGCTCACAATGTCAACATCGAT ACCATGAGAAATGCATAAAAGAGAAGGTCACACGTTATGAAGAAGTGGCATATAGAACTTGGTTTTGTGGAGTTGACTGCCAAGAG GTTTACCTAGGTTTACGTTCTCTTGTGGGTGTCATGAACTGTGTTGGTGATGGGTTCTCATCAACAGTTCTTAGATGCAATCATGGTGATAAAAAACTCCAGTCTGCAGAAGAAATTGCTGTAGTGGCAGAATGCAACATGAAGTTGGCTATTGCCTTGAGTATTATGGAGGAATGCTTTCTACCCATGGTAGATCTAAAAACAGGAATAGACATGATTCCACATATCTTGTACAACTGGGG GTCTAAACTTCCACGCTTGAACTATAAAGGGTTCTACACTGCAGTGTTGGAAAAGAATGATGAGCTTATCTCTGTAGCATCCATCAG GATTCACAGTGTTAAGGTCGCAGAAATGCCTCTTATAGCAACTCGATCTGAGCATCGTCGCCGAGGAATGTGCAGGCGCCTTTTGGCAGCAATTGAAGAG ATGTTGAAATCTTTGAAGGTTGAAATGCTGGTTTTATCTGCAATTCCTACTTTAGTTGAAACCTGGACATCAGTTTTTGGGTTCAAGCAACTTGAAGATACTGAGAAATGGCTACAAAACATCGATCTCATGTCATTTCCAGGGACAGTGTTGCTGAAAAAGAGCTTATATGATGCAACAACTAAAACATCAG CTACCAATGATGGAAGTCCCAACCAGGCCGAGTTCTAG